In the genome of Haemorhous mexicanus isolate bHaeMex1 chromosome 22, bHaeMex1.pri, whole genome shotgun sequence, the window tttctctccttccacCACAGAAAGCAGACAGGTATCATAGGTCTAACAGCAAAATATGTTTGATTTAATGCTGTCAAATGGCTGGAGACaccaggaaagggaaaaacaccATCCAGAGCTGGCATGGGGAGCCAGCTTTGAGCTGAAATGTGAGCAGCTTGTCTGACTTGCATTTTTAGAGTCATCCAGCAAGAGATCTGGTAGCCTCTTGAAGGTTACTCCTCTTATGACACAGAATGAGCTTAATTTGCTTGTATTTTAATTATAAGTATTCTCCTGTCACACATGAGCTGTCACATGTTTAAAATGGGTACGTTGTGTTATAAATAACCCTCGTTTGGCCATCAGCACAGCAATCTAATAATTCAAAATATGTTTGTAGTGGAAACAAGGATCACTCGTGTACAGCAGGCACCAGAGGATCCTTTGCCTTGTTTCTTATCACTCACTTGAGTACACTTGAAAGAATTGCTAGAAGGTGATGTGGTATGTGTTCCTTGAGAGAGGGATTTTGCCCTGGTTTGCAGTACTTGCTCACTGCTGAGATTTCTGATCTCTGAGTTGAATTCTGTGTGGGAATTTCTTCAAATCAAGGATTCGCGGGGTGGGCTCCGCTCCATGGGTCGGAGGACAGGAGTTTGATATCCAGGTTAGTAATGTAGAATAGATGGGGTAATTCATGGCCAGTTTAGGTGGATCATAGCCAGAAAGTACTACACTAGTTACTATTCTAAGAATGCTCTAATAATTCCATTTctgaagcagcacagccctcccacagcccagctcagacgCATCACCGCGCACCCAGCGCGCTTGGGCGAGCCGAGCCTGATCCCGTCCTTTTCCCCCAGATTTTGCACCGACTGCAAGAACAAAGTGCTGCGTGCCTACAACATCCTGATTGGGGAGCTGGACTGCAGCAAGGAGAAGGGCTACTGTGCTGCCCTGTACGAGGGGCTGCGCTGCTGCCCCCACGAGCGCCACATCCACGTGTGCTGCGAGACCGACTTCATCGCGCACCTCTTGGGCCGGGCCGAGCCCGAGTTCGCAGGAGGGTATGAGTATGTAATTGGCTAGAGTGGGCTATCTAGCGCTTTGCTTCTTTATTTGACTCTCCAATGTCTTTGCCCAAAGTGGCTTTTTGCCTCTTTGCTGTGTGATGAACTCGTGGTTGTGGATATTTGTAGTGGTGTAGGCTCGGAGAGAGCGCTTCGAAGGTTTTGGCTGTGCTTTGGAAGGAAGGAGTGACCAAGTGTCTTCCAGTTGGTTGTTCACTCCCTAGAGCTGCCTGCTTGTCCACTGAGGTGTTCAAATATGCGAAATAGAAAGAGAGCCTTGGTTGAGTTTTGCCAAATGCCAACTATTCAAGTTAGTTTTGTTGCCATTTGTGTATTTCTGAGCCTTTTTTAAAGCATCTTCAAACCATCCAGTGAAAAGTTCTGAGCTCAGTATTGGAGAATCATAGAGTGAGTTGGAAgtgacattaaagatcatctaggtCCAACCTCAGTACCTTTAAAGCTCAGTCATAACTGTTTTATGAGGAAGGCAGATCCTTTCATAGTAGTTTTACCTAAACAGATTGACCAGATTGATAGATGATAGGTGGATAATGAACAGATTGATGCTGAAATGTTTTTACTCTGCACGGTAAGTAATGTACAAAATTCCCTGTGTGTTTATTCAGCTTGAGATAACTGATGGTGAAATAATTGCTGTGAACTCCAGCAAATTTTAGGACACAAAAGAATGCATCTCTGGCATTTAAATTCTTGGTCCCTCCTAGGAAGAGCAGGATATGGCACCTGAAGCCAGAGGTGGCCTAGTGAGAAGGCACAGTGCTGCTTCACAGTGGTGGCTTTGACCTGTTCCTTTCTATTTTGCATCtgcatgcagcacagcagagccctgccaggctgctcctgcaaacacagctgcagctgtaccTCCAGAGAACACGTCAGCCCTGCTTTGATCCCTCGGTTGGCTTCTAGCTGCTCTAACAATGCTTTGGTTCCCCTTCCCCCAGACGGAGAGAGAGGCACGCCAAGACAATAGACATAGCCCAGGAGGAGGTTCTCACCTGCCTGGGCATCCACCTCTACGAGAGGTTGCACCGGATCTGGCAGAAGCTGCGGGCTGAGGAGCAGACGTGGCAGATGCTCTTTTACCTGGGGGTTGATGCTTTGCGCAAGAGCTTTGAGGTAAAAACATCCAGTTTTGTCCAACTCGTGTCTGAGGTGCTGGGCCTGTTGTCGCTGTaattcattttctgcttttcagcacTGGGCTGGAAGGAGTGTCAAGGGTGTTGCAGTCACCTTGTGGAGTTGTGTGACATCCATGCACAGCACTACTGGAGTGTGTTCCCATGTGGAATAAACTGGAATAGAAAAGATTGAGGCTTGCTTTTACTTTCAAGCTGCCCATTCCAGTACACTGAACCTTCTGTGTTATTAATTCTGGTTTTCTACCTGATTGCATTTAAAGTAGCTCAGGCTACAACAGTTTATGAGTAAAAATAGAGGATGTGGTTTTGAATTACAAAAGTGGTTGCAAATTTTTGTGTTCAGCTTGTTCCAAATGCACTCTGATCCTGTGGGATCCTGAGCTGCAGACAGAACTCCTTTAACATATACCAATACTTAATATTAATTACCAGTCTATATGACATGGACATCTTTTTTATGTTCATCATTCAGTCATAATAACTGTTCTCTCTAAAAACCTCTAAAACAccagagaaggaggagaaaaatcagTTTGGGAAAGATCATAGTGGAACCTTGAGCTGGTCAGTTCTTGGAGTTTTTTTACTCCCACAGGATCAGAGATCACAGATCCAACAATGCATTAAAATCTGCAGCTCTTCACTGAGAAATGTCAATCTGGGCCCTAGGTGCAAGCCAGAGCTCCCCCACACATGAGTTTCCAGCAATCTAAACCAAGTGGCTGCATCTTGGTGGGCATTTTTCTCCTGTGGTCAATAGTGGTGCTTGCTGGGATTTCATTCGTGgttgttttcctcctcctgctttaTAAATGAAAAAGCTTGAACTGTGATGACTTCTGTAACTGGATCTAACCTCTTGTAAACAGATGGCTGTGGAAAAAGTGCAGGGCATTAGTCGattggagcagctctgtgaagAGTTTTCAGAAGAAGAGAGAGTGAGAGAGCTCAAACAAGAGAAGAAACGCCAAAAGCggaagaacagaaggaaaaataaatgtgtgtgtgagatccctgctcctctgcaggcagcagaagagaaggaaatcaATCAGGCAAAGGTAAACATGAGTAGctggggctttttggggcttCATCCATCAGCTCACTGTTCCATGGTAGAATTCGTGAGGgattttgttgtattttggtCCCTGGTGGAATTTTATGCTCTTTCAGATGAGCAGAGTCTTTGTAAAGTAATTACCTGGGACTCCTCAGCTTGTGGGGTTCTTTAAAATCATAAATCAGAGGTTCAGGGAATGCCAGTCACTCAGAACCTGGGGATTCAAATGCTGCTTGCAGACAATTACCACTGGATTTTTGGAGAGGGGGAATCTTTAGGTGCAATTATTATTCAGGACCTCTTGGCTGGCCTTAACAGGCTGTGACTGTGGGTCAAGGTAAATTGGTTGGGGTTTGTTTAGTTGTGTTGTACTCATGAAGAGTTCTAAGCAATGCTGTTATCAGTCAGTGTCAGCTGGTTCTTCTCATGGCAGGAGTATCCTTTACAAAagtgctggctgagctgctgcaatgttttttgtttctgtttgaagGAGAACTCAAACTTCACGGAAAGCAGCTGCAAAGCCTGTGGTAGCACCGAAGAAGCCAACAACTGTGTAGAAGTAATTGTTACTAATGAAAGCACTTCTTGCACTTGTCCTAGTAGTGGTACCCTATTAGGCTCACCTAAAATCAAGAAAGGTATGTTAAATGTcagtatttttcagttttaaaaagcatttgcCATTTAGGGGTGACCAGTGGTTGcctgtttttaaaaaggagtccctgcccctggcagggagaGGTGGAATGAGGGGGTTTTTAAGGACACTTCAACCCAAACCTGTTTGGGGTTCTCTGAATTCTCTCTTGTTAGAGGCATAAGTAAAGAATGTGCAGCAGTTCCTACAGATGGCAGTAATTTTGGCCTCTGTCTCAGGTTTATCTCCACACTGTACTGGCAGCGACTGTGGCTATTCCTCGAGCATGGAGGGCAGCGAAACGGGGTCCCGGGAGGGCTCGGACGTGGCCTGCACTGAGGGCATCTGCAACCATGATGAAAATGGTAGGTTTGGGAAGAAGATAATGATGCTTTGAtatccccagagctgcagcatctcAAAAGaagctctgctgtgttttgcaggGGACGATGCCTGCGTCCATCGCTGTGACGAcaaggaggaggatggagacaGCTGTGTGGAGTGCTGGGCTAATGCAGAGGAGAGTAACACAAAAggcaaaaacaaaaagaagaaaaagaaaagtaaagctTTGAAGTGTGAGAATGACCACGTAAGGAACATGGCTCTGCCAGATGCTTCTCTAAGTGCTTACTTTTCAAAGTAGTTACAGCAGGATTTTAAATTCCCATTGAGACTTATGCTGAAAATGAGACAGCAGGGATCTCCCGTTCCCTTGTCATCCCAAGTTTTGGAATTGAGGTCCTTCCTCTAGAGTAGGTTGTGGTGGAGTCTGTTCTGTGTTCCTAAGCATGTGCGCTTTTGCTCACTCTCAGTGAATGTGCcaccccccagctccccaggcacAAGTTTAAGTGTAAATATCTACCCTCGCTCACCTTTGAaccttcctcttttccctctgcttccgTCTCAAACTCGAATATTCCACGTGAAACACTGCTGGCAGTTGATTGCAGGCTCTTTTCCATTCCAGATCCAGAAACTTGGGAGCTGTCTGGCAGATGCAGGTAGCAGAGAGAGCTCAGGAAATCTCACGCACACAGAGTTTCACCGCGACAAGACCAAAGACACACACGCTGAGAGCTGCTGTAGCGCAGACAAAAGCGGCCAGCAGTTGCCTTGGTTTGAGCATATGAAAAATGTGTCACAGTTTGCAGAACCTACAGAAATGTCACTTGTCCCTGATACTGGAAAAGGTGCCAAAAGCTTAGTGGAACTCCTTGTAAGTAACCCCTGCATTGGAGTTTTGGGTTGTAGCATCTCGCTTATATCATCGGGGCTGAGAACTCAACTCCCAGTGAGGAGTTGAGTCCCAGTGTTCAGTTCAGTTCCCTGTGCATGTTCCCTGAGAAGTTTATAACTGAATGCtttgcagaggaggagaaatggTCGCTGGAATGTGGTGACAGAACTTGTGTTGCAAGTGCTCATTGTCACGGGTTGCGTTACTCCGTAACGTGAAGTGGGCATTATTGCTGCCTTCAGGCCTCAAATGTGGCTTCCCACTGCAGGCTCCTTGGGCagctttcttctctctcctttcctttccttctccttccattTACTTAGATACTTCACtctctttccctgctttttccttttctttcctttcttttcatcttCCCTCCCCTTAGTTTTCTCTCTCACCgccctcctttttttcccttttctttccccacctttttcccaaaaccctctaaTAAAATCCATCTTCTTCCCATGGGAATGTGCTAAGACTGAAGCAGATTTGGATCCATTTAATGACTGAATTGGCTGCTTCTCAGCCCaaaccagcagagccctgtgtgaGCAGGGTGTCTGATCAGccagctgggctttgggctggggtcagatgtgctgcacaggagggcagtgctggagctctgACATGCCCCTTCTCATTGCAGGATGAGTCAGAGTGCACTTCTGATGAGGAACTGTTCATCTCCCAGGATGAAATCCAGTCGTTCATGGCAAACAACAAGTCTTTCTACAGCAACCGGGAGCAGTACCGGCAGCACCTGAAGGAGAAGTTCAACAAGTACTGTCGCCTCAACGACCACAAGGGGCCCGTCTGCAACAGCTGGCTGGCAACAGCTGGAGCCAACTGAACCCAATCCAACTCTGTCTGTCACTGAAACTCGAGATGACTACTGCGCCTTCTCCTTCCAAACTTAATTTAGTGACTTACGGCAAAATTTTATCTTAAATTAatgtgattcttttttttttttcttgtttttttttttttcagggggaGGCTGGTGGAGGTGATTTCcttaattttgttctttctccAGGCTTGTATCTTTAGTTGAGTAGCTGTGCAAGCCTCTCTTCTAATTTAAGCCATCTCTTTTCATTCAATGTTTCTCTTCCTGTGAGACTTACAAAAAGCAAACTAGTGGCAAAGTAATGTTGTACCTATAATTCTGTACAGAATGACAAGGAGCTGAATATAAGATTTTACAAAGTAGACATCCATTTGCAAAATGTTTTGGATGTAATATGTTAAAGCGCAATGtgcaaaaatttaaataaagaatatttattaatatgCATAGTAAAGGTGAGTGTCTATGTTTGTACTTGGAGTGCTCGGTTCCTGCGCCTCAGGTGGGTGGAGGTGGGGGTAAGGTGAGGAAAGCTGGTCTGGGAAAGGACAGATCCTTGAAAACCAGGCTCTGTTCctccaggatggtttggggaTGTGGAgttgctgccagcccagcagggaccgtgagggcccagctctgtcagtgGCACGGTCCCaacctggcactgctgggcatcAGGTGCCTGTTCTgcttccaggagctgggatAAGGGATGGCCAGGAGCTGGAAATCCTGGCCTGAGGGCTCTGCCCAAGGGCAGCATGTTTTGGAGAGGGGGTTGGGGTTGGAGGGTGCAGCTTAGGCCGTTTTGGGGGCATTATTTAATCCCACCTGTTTCTTTCATCAATTCAATACCTGTCCTTCTGCCTCTTCTGTTCCAATTAATCCATTTCTGGGAATTATTTGAGCATCCTtagccctggggagggggacaaCACCCCTTCCCCGTTCTGCTCACCCTCTGCTCTCTCCACACCCATTTCCTCCCCCTCCAAACCCTGCTTGGCTGCTGGATCCTGCTCCGCGCATCCCCCCGTGGCTTCCCATGCTGGGGaacaaaaccccccaacccCGCTCCctctggggctgagcccctCAAACCCAGGGCGTGTCCCCATGGGCGTGCCGTGTCCCCGGCTGCCAGGGGCGTGTCCTGGGCGTGTCCTGGGCGTGTCCCTGGGGCGTGGCCGTGGGGCGtggccggcgggcgggcggcgctttgtgcgcggcggcggcggcggggccgggccggggccatGGAGCGCTGGTCCGGCCGCGTCGCGCTGGTCACCGGCGCCTCCGTGGGCATCGGCGCGGCCGTGGCGCGGGCGCTGGTGCAGCACGGCATGAAGGTGGTGGGATGCGCCCGCAGCGTCGACAAGATCGAGGTACCGGCGGTaccggcggcggggcgggggccgcCTCCCCACGAGGCcgcggcggagcggggccgctcccggcccggccgggcGCTGACACCGCCCGGGGGatgcccggccccggccgctcCTGGCCACCGAGCCCCTGGAGCGGGGGGGAAGGTGCCCGAGCGAGGAGCGGGGtcggttttggggttttgttgtttttttttttggttttttttgttttttttttttgagccgCTTCTTATCGAGGTTAAAAATAGCATCTCCCTCGCCGGGAGCGGGATGGGGCTGCGGGCGCTCGGGAGGCAGGGCGTGCCTGGGAGTTGGTGTTCGAACAGGCTTCggtcctgccaggagcatcTCCACAGCCCCGTCAGAACCTGATGGCGCTGCCTTGAGAATAAAGATGCTCAAAAGAAGTGTTTTCTCGGGATCCTTGTTGTGCGTCGGTCAGCTGTGCCTCGCAGGGGCTTATTTGCCATTTAGGAAGTTTCCTCTGAGGGAGGAAATAAGTTTTAGTCATTTTAAATATTGCCATCCTGGCTGTTTGGAGCTAAAGGAGACCCGTGCAATATCCAGGGTTGTGTTTCCCTGGCCAAGGTGATAagggctgtgcacagctgaCTGCGCGGGGGATAAATGGTCCAAAATTCATGGAAACCAAGGCTCGACATCGGTGGCGTTGCTAAAGAAATGCTCGGGAAAAGCCaaacttttcccttttttccctgcctATCACAGAGGCTCCgcttgcagagagcagagagcacCTCTAAGCGGGACTCGCTGCGCCGTCCTTTGGGGCCGCTGCTGGTTTGGACTTGCAGCGTTTTGGTGCCGCGGTTtgagggagggctgagctctCCAAAGGCTTTCCTTGGGCAGCTGCCGGCGCTGGATGTGCTGCAGCCTCGGGGTGCTGGCAAAGGATGCTGCAAaggatgctgctgcttcccattCCCCTCCAGAAAGTTATTTCCAatattgctgtttccagtagcGCCCTTATCTTGGATCTTGTTCTGGAGTCTTTTCATTTGGGAAAGAAATCAATGCAGcttgtgttttcttcctttcctggccaaaatgcagctttaaaaaCAGTGCTGTGAGGCTTTGTGTTTTGATTTGGATGTGCACCTGGGCGATCACTCCTGTATTgatgattgattgattgattgattgatcgGGTTTGCAGATGTGCCGGGCTGCTCCCCGGcgccctgtgctgtgtcacacacGTGTTCCCCCAGCAGCTGATGTTTGTCCCCTCGCTGGGACCCGagtgtgtctgcagggctgtcatTTGTTTTGCTGGGTGTCTGGACTGTGTTTTGCTCCGCTGCTATTCTGGGTTTATTTACTGTCGAGCATGTTTCCTTAACGAGGAAGAAAATCCCAGCGGTGCTGGAGCGTGGGGGGATCCAGGGTCACTGTGGGAACAGCTCTGTCACCTCCTGGCTGCCGGGGATGCTGTGGGAACTTTGTACCCAGTTCTgcttcagagcagggctgttcATGGAGCTGTCCTCCAGGAGACTCACCTTGAggcttttcctttaaaaaaatttaaaataaaccagGAAGATACCCAGACTTGGACGTGTTGAGCTGGGGattggatttggggggatttgagggatgctctgagggctggagcacagtgatggagggagagggaaggggaatgTGAAGGAGCTGAGGGTTTGGTGATGCCAGAGCATCACAGCCATAGTTATCAGAATTATGGCATCCcaaagggtttgggttggaagggaccttataaaccatcccattccaacccccatgggcagggacaccttccactatcccagggaAGCTTAACATGGACAGAGGGCAAACAGCAGGGTGTAAAACCTGGAATGCAGAGCTCGCTCTGTAGCACAACATCCCATTTCATCAGAGTTCAGGAAGGTCACTGGTTTTAAGGTGAAATGCTGGAACCTTGTGTAAGGTGGTTTTGTAACCTCCAGCTGACTGAAAGAGCAGGTTGTCTGGTGGGGATTTAGCTGGGGCAATAAATGCTATGTCAAGATTTCTTAATCTCTTGGAAAATCAGATAAGGGCTTGAGGCAAGATAACGGAGGATTTGCAAAGTTGCGTGTTTGGCATTAAACCCCTGTCACAACTCCAGTGCTCTCTATTTgccttttgaaataaaaacGTTAATGGctcacagaaaaaacccaaaactgcagaaggatctctttttttttccttccagtggCTTCACTGGccatttccctccctgctccagagcagccccgtgctcccactcctgctgctgctgcagactcTTCATGGGGGTCATCAAACAGGAGCTTAAACGGTCAGACATcgaggaaaaaaatataattaaactGGCTGTATTGCCCTTCTGCATGCCAGGAGGTAATTCAGGTTGAAGGCTTGTTTTAAATGCAGAGCCTGGAGGTACTaacagctgtcaaggacttcTTGGCGTGTGCTCAGAGAGCCTTTGCTGCTCTCCAGACACCGCCACGCGTTCCAAGCCAGGAGCTCTCAGGAGGCAGCCAAGTGTTTCTAGcagtttttttgggggggaaaatgctCTTTGGGAGATTATCACCCTCCCAGGGAccctcttgctgctgctggggtctCCAGGGTGCAGAGACTCGCTGAGATTTACAGCCACAGCCACTCGGGTGCTCCTCAGCTTCCCCCGGCTCCTCCTCGTGTTTTCCAGGAGTTTGTGTTTGGTGCCTGGCTCcttgcagcagcacaaaaaagGGGAGAATTTGCACATGCATGGGACAAAATGttcctgccctcccagctgGCAAAGCCCTCTCTGGTCTTTTATTCAGTGAGATatgtgggttttattttgcagGGTTTTTCCCCAGGGTGGGGAAGACTTGGGAGGGTTTTCCTGGCTCAGAGGGACTCTGCAGTTTTTCTCTGGGAGCACAGGAAGGCAGGAGACAGGGAGCTGTTTCCAAGGGGTTTACAGTGATGCTGGTACTATGCTTttttacaattaaaattaaaattttctgtttctagaGAATGGCAGGAGTGCTGGCAGGTGCTCTCCCTCCATCCATGGTGccagagccctggagctgcagggagggacatgCTCCAGGTGGGACACTCCCACCTGCTCCAGGCCACTGGAAATCCTCCAGCAGCTTGGTTGCCTTGCTCTGGTGTGCCCAGGGACACCATGGATGCCCTGCTCCAAAGGAAATCCATTTCTCCCCTGTCTTTGCTGGcgtgctgagagcagagccgTGCAGGAAGCAATAAATGTGACTTAAGATACAAGGTTTAACCAGTTAATTCCAATGCATTTGTGACAGGTATTGATCAAAGGTGACATTTATAACCAGGCCTGCTTTGTCAAGGTTAGATCTGGCTCAGGAAACAGCCTTTGATAAGCTGAGCAATTGAttgcagcttggagcagcccgGGCTCTGAGGAGGCTcttgggaggaggaggaaggagctgagtcTTCCTCGTGGGATCTGAGCATCCATTTTTGGGCTCCCTGGTCACTTCCACGAACCCTCAGGTGCAAGGGAGGCTCTGGACCCCGTGGCTGCTCCTAGGAGGGTAATTAACAGGGTAATTAGCAGCTGGTTGCTGAGTGTGGTGTTTAATTCCCTGCAGGCAGATCAGTTGATGGTTTCCAGGTCACCTGGTTCCACTTTGGCCTTTTGTCTGTCCCTGGTGGGtctgtccctctgcccagcagctgggatgggttTCCTGGGCTGTTCCCACAGGTTCCCCCATCCTGAGCAGGATCATCCCGAGGCACGGTGCCTGTGGAGTCTGGGTGACCTTCAGAGTCTCCTtgggtcctgcagggattgtTCTGTGTTTGGGGATGGGGGGCTCAAGGCCTCTGAAGGGCTTTTATTGCCACTTGTCCCTGACCAGATCCTGCCCTGATAAACAGCAGACATCCCATAATTGCTGTCAGAGTGGGGGGAACAAATCCATCTCTGTCCTCCTGGATTCCCTCAGCCTTGAAACTCAGGGGGTTTCCACCAGGTTGGATTGCTCCTCTTTCTCCCCCAAAATGTGCTGTAAGAATGTGACTTTGCAGCAAGCCCCCttctctgctgcccttctgtCCCTGGGGTTTGCAGTGGAGCAGCAATGCCACGCTCAGAGCcccagaaataaataataactgatcttttcctggggttttggagctgggctggggctgtgtgctgcCAGGAAGGGCAGGTGGCTGtgccgtgcctcagtttcccctgtaaAACTGGCAGCTGTCCTGGGAAGGTGggagggctgtgcaggagcagagctggaccCAGAGGGGAATTtctggctggtttggggtttgaggagagtgcccagggcagggaggtgtgaagagagctgccccagtgctgtgAAGAAGATGCAGTGGTGtttttcctggagcagcccaaaCTCTGCAGAAAGCAGTGGCTGTGCCCACGTGGagttcctccctctctcccggGTCCtggtgggcagtgccagggggatTTCCTGGCTGACAGCAATTCCAGGTGGGTTTGTGCCACCCTGGCTCTGTGAAGTGCCAcattcctgtccctgccaggccctggggctcagcctgaGCTTAGCTGGGATTaggctggcctggctgcagatgttgggtggcagcagctgcagatgtGAGTGCCCGGGGCAGGGCTCCCACTAACACTGATCCCAATCCTGGCACtaatcccagtcccagcagtgatcccagtcccagcagtgATCCCAATCCTGAcactgatcccagtcccagcagtgatcccagtcccagcactgatcccagtcccagcactgatcccaatcctgacactgatcccagtcccagcactgatcccagtcccagcactgatcccagtcccagcagtgATCCCAGTACCAGCAGTGATCCCAATCCTGAcactgatcccagtcccagcactgatcccagtcccagcactgatcccaatcctgacactgatcccagtcccagcactgatcccagtcccagcactgatcccagtcccagcagtgATCCCAGTACCAGcactgatcccagtcccagcactgatcccagtcccagcactgatcccagtcccagcactgatcccagtcccagcagtgatcccagtcccagcagtgATCCCAATCCTGAcactgatcccagtcccagcactgatcccagtcccagcagtgACCCCGGTGATGCCAGAGCATCCCAGCCACGgttcacagaatcctggaatccttcagccccaggcactgctggaggagggaagggaagggaagcagggGAGCCTGAGCCTGTCCtgggcaggctgagctcagggcaggctctgcagggctgggtttagggcaggcagggctcagggcaggctctgcagggctgggtttagggcaggctgggctctgcagggctgggtttagggcaggctgggctctgcagggctgggtttagggcaggctgagctcagggcaggctctgcagggctgggtttaggacaggcagggctctgcagggctgggtttagGGCAGgtagggctctgcagggctgggtttagGGCAGgtagggctctgcagggctgggtttagggcaggcagggctctgcagggctgggtttagGGCAGgtagggctctgcagggctgggtttagggaggctgagctctgcagggctgggtttagGGCAgactgggctctgcagggctgggtttagggcaggctgagctctgcagggctgggtttagggcaggctgggctctgcagggctgggtttagggcaggctgggctctgcagggctgggtttagggcaggctgagctcagggcaggctctgcag includes:
- the GGNBP2 gene encoding gametogenetin-binding protein 2 isoform X1; this encodes MARLVAVCRDGEEEFPFEKRQIPLYIDDTLTMVMEFPDNVLNLDGHQNNSTQLKQFIQRHSMLKQQDLNIAMMVTSREVLSALSQLVPCVGCRRSVERLFSQLVESGNPALEPLTVGPKGVLSVTRSCMTDAKKLYTLFYVHGSKLNDMIDAIPKSKKNKRCQLHSLDTHKPKPLGGCWMDVWELMSQECRDEVVLIDSSCLLETLETYLRKHRFCTDCKNKVLRAYNILIGELDCSKEKGYCAALYEGLRCCPHERHIHVCCETDFIAHLLGRAEPEFAGGYERRERHAKTIDIAQEEVLTCLGIHLYERLHRIWQKLRAEEQTWQMLFYLGVDALRKSFEMAVEKVQGISRLEQLCEEFSEEERVRELKQEKKRQKRKNRRKNKCVCEIPAPLQAAEEKEINQAKENSNFTESSCKACGSTEEANNCVEVIVTNESTSCTCPSSGTLLGSPKIKKGLSPHCTGSDCGYSSSMEGSETGSREGSDVACTEGICNHDENGDDACVHRCDDKEEDGDSCVECWANAEESNTKGKNKKKKKKSKALKCENDHIQKLGSCLADAGSRESSGNLTHTEFHRDKTKDTHAESCCSADKSGQQLPWFEHMKNVSQFAEPTEMSLVPDTGKGAKSLVELLDESECTSDEELFISQDEIQSFMANNKSFYSNREQYRQHLKEKFNKYCRLNDHKGPVCNSWLATAGAN
- the GGNBP2 gene encoding gametogenetin-binding protein 2 isoform X2, with protein sequence MARLVAVCRDGEEEFPFEKRQIPLYIDDTLTMVMEFPDNVLNLDGHQNNSTQLKQFIQRHSMLKQQDLNIAMMVTSREVLSALSQLVPCVGCRRSVERLFSQLVESGNPALEPLTVGPKGVLSVTRSCMTDAKKLYTLFYVHGSKLNDMIDAIPKSKKNKRCQLHSLDTHKPKPLGGCWMDVWELMSQECRDEVVLIDSSCLLETLETYLRKHRFCTDCKNKVLRAYNILIGELDCSKEKGYCAALYEGLRCCPHERHIHVCCETDFIAHLLGRAEPEFAGGRRERHAKTIDIAQEEVLTCLGIHLYERLHRIWQKLRAEEQTWQMLFYLGVDALRKSFEMAVEKVQGISRLEQLCEEFSEEERVRELKQEKKRQKRKNRRKNKCVCEIPAPLQAAEEKEINQAKENSNFTESSCKACGSTEEANNCVEVIVTNESTSCTCPSSGTLLGSPKIKKGLSPHCTGSDCGYSSSMEGSETGSREGSDVACTEGICNHDENGDDACVHRCDDKEEDGDSCVECWANAEESNTKGKNKKKKKKSKALKCENDHIQKLGSCLADAGSRESSGNLTHTEFHRDKTKDTHAESCCSADKSGQQLPWFEHMKNVSQFAEPTEMSLVPDTGKGAKSLVELLDESECTSDEELFISQDEIQSFMANNKSFYSNREQYRQHLKEKFNKYCRLNDHKGPVCNSWLATAGAN